A window of Flammeovirga kamogawensis genomic DNA:
TTGAATACATTTACGTCAGAAAAACACTTAATAATGTTTTAGAGCAAACAATAAAGCGAACATAAATTTTTAATACTACCTATCATATGTATAAATTCTTACGAGCTATTGTTAGTATACTTATTGTACTATCAACAACGTGCACAGTCTATGCACAAGAACAAACTATTAACGGAGTTATAAAAGACTCTATGACAGACGAACCTCTTATTGGTGCCTCTGTAAAAATTAAAGGAACAACACTTGGAACAATTACCGATTTTGATGGTAAATTCAAACTAGCAGCATCTCCTACTGCTGAATTGCAAATTTCTTACATTGGTTACGAAACTTTAGAAATTAACGTAAACAACCGTAGCTCAATTGAAATCAAACTTGCTTCTGACGCAACTGAAATGCAAGAGCTTGTTGTAGTTGGATTGGGTGTTGAACGTGATGAAAGATCATTGGGTTATGCCGTACAAGAAGTAAGTGGCGACGATTTAGGCGCTGTAACGGGTTCTTCTAACGTAATGAATAACCTAAGTGGTAAAGTTGCCGGTGTACAAATTAATCAAGTGGGTGGTTCTCCTGGTTCCTCTTCCAATGTTGTTATTCGTGGTAATGCAATGTTAGACGGTTCTAACCAACCGTTATATGTAATTGACGGTATCCCTATGAACAACAGTAACATTGCCAATGCAAACGATGCAGACAATGGCGGTGTGGATACTGGTGACGGTATGTCTGGTGTAAATGCAGAAGACATTGAAAGTATGTCGGTACTAAAAGGACCTGCTGCTACGGCAATTTATGGTTCTAGAGGTATTAATGGTGTAATCATGATTACTACAAAAAGTGGTAAAGGTGGTCAAAAAGGTTTAGGGGTTGATTTCTCTCACACATCTACGGTAAGTACTTTAGGTATCACTCCTGACAATCAAGAAACGTATGCACACGGTACCAACGGTAATTTTGCTTCTGATCCTCAAAGAGATTACGGCATGTGGGGACCAAAAGTAACACCAGGTATGACAACTGACGCATATTATGATGGAAAAGAAAGAACAGTTCAATTCTATGATAATTATGATGAATTCTTCAAACCTTCTTACACAGCCACTACCAACGTTTCTTTAACTAAAGTAACTGATGAAAGTTCGGTACGTTTCTCTTATTCGAACATGTCTAACAACGGTAATGTTGACAACCAAAGTTATGAAAGAAACACTTTTACATTAAGAGGAACTTCTGATTTATCAGACAAGTTACACCTTGATGCTAGAATGAACTACATTAAAGAAGATGCTTTAAACAGACCTTCTATGGGTAATAGTGTAAACAACTATATGGGTTACATGAACTCGATTCCTAATACGTACGATGTAAATTGGATGAAAGATTACAAAGATGAAGACGGAAGACCTGTTGGCTATAACACTATAAATGAAAACCCGTATTGGACAATGTATGAAACTAGTTTCGAAGATTCGAAAGATAGATTTATGGGGATGGCTTCTTTAACGTATGATTTCACAGACCATTTAAAATTACAAGGTAGAGCAGGTACAGATTATACTTCTTGGAGAGCAGAAGTTTTAGACCCTCTTTATACACCTTGGTATGAGTCTGGTAGAGCTTACGAAAGAACACAATTAGATAGAGAAGATAACTTTGATGGTTTACTTACCTACTCTAACCGTTTCGGAAAATGGGATGTTGTCGGTAACTTCGGTGCTTCTTACATGCACATTGAAAGAAAGTATACAGACACAGGTTCTTCTAACTTCTCAGATCCTTTACAACAAAATCCAATGTCTGGTTCTGACAGATTTGCAACTTACGATACTTATCAAAAAGCAATTGGTTCTGTATATGCAACTGCTTCTATTGGTTACGATGGGTATTTGTTCTTAGATGTTTCTGGTCGTAACGATTGGTCTTCTACACTTCCTTTAGATAACAACTCTTACTTCTATCCTTCTATTAGTGGTTCTTGGGTATTTTCTGATATGGATTGGGACACACCAGAATGGTTGACATTTGGTAAAATGAGAGCTTCTTGGGCGAAAGTTGGTTCGGATACAGACCCTTATATGTTACAACAATACTATCAAATTGATGGTCAATCTCAAGATGGATTACAAACGGGTAACATCTACGGTAACACAATT
This region includes:
- a CDS encoding SusC/RagA family TonB-linked outer membrane protein translates to MYKFLRAIVSILIVLSTTCTVYAQEQTINGVIKDSMTDEPLIGASVKIKGTTLGTITDFDGKFKLAASPTAELQISYIGYETLEINVNNRSSIEIKLASDATEMQELVVVGLGVERDERSLGYAVQEVSGDDLGAVTGSSNVMNNLSGKVAGVQINQVGGSPGSSSNVVIRGNAMLDGSNQPLYVIDGIPMNNSNIANANDADNGGVDTGDGMSGVNAEDIESMSVLKGPAATAIYGSRGINGVIMITTKSGKGGQKGLGVDFSHTSTVSTLGITPDNQETYAHGTNGNFASDPQRDYGMWGPKVTPGMTTDAYYDGKERTVQFYDNYDEFFKPSYTATTNVSLTKVTDESSVRFSYSNMSNNGNVDNQSYERNTFTLRGTSDLSDKLHLDARMNYIKEDALNRPSMGNSVNNYMGYMNSIPNTYDVNWMKDYKDEDGRPVGYNTINENPYWTMYETSFEDSKDRFMGMASLTYDFTDHLKLQGRAGTDYTSWRAEVLDPLYTPWYESGRAYERTQLDREDNFDGLLTYSNRFGKWDVVGNFGASYMHIERKYTDTGSSNFSDPLQQNPMSGSDRFATYDTYQKAIGSVYATASIGYDGYLFLDVSGRNDWSSTLPLDNNSYFYPSISGSWVFSDMDWDTPEWLTFGKMRASWAKVGSDTDPYMLQQYYQIDGQSQDGLQTGNIYGNTINNSALKPSMQTSYEIGMNLRMFDDKLNLDMAYYNSSSVDQIMKVRIPESSGYEDAIINAGEIINKGVEISLGYDILRKKDLNWHTQVNFAYNYNEVVSLSEGVDQYLVGEGPVNIVAAPGQSYGTIMGSAYKRDSNGNIIVNEDGIPQVEDGYQQIGNGVQPFMVGWVNQFQYKNITFGMVIDAKFGGDIYSSTNANMYSNGKHQDTADGRNTMHETGVYNPGNLVYENGEPFNGFTNDQDLQNYYQATAGVDEEHVYDASYIRISEISIGYTFPKTMVSKAKMQNLQLSFVASNLGYLWKSTENIDPAASFSYGNAQGMEVGSYPLPRTFGLKLNAKF